From the genome of Triticum aestivum cultivar Chinese Spring chromosome 1A, IWGSC CS RefSeq v2.1, whole genome shotgun sequence:
ggcgggaatgagcgttcctagctagtggttgaatcttggaaaacttttgatgtttctctgattaaatatatacttatgtacctagaaatgatttttggaaaaaaataaagagcaaactatgaggcagccgcaattcaaatttgacccgcttccaactgaatcggcggaaatttgtctttttcaccacaggtggatcaaaaaaatttatagccaaccatttggtcaattatgcattaaatatggcctagtattttagaaaaatgatttggtccaattttgcaacaattatttgggaggtccttcatgaaaaaacttattttgggcactcaaaaaatggaaaatggtttttttctccaaagaaaatgaaaactccctttgtcaatgttCTTTGCCAATCTACGATataaacttgtgcaaaatatgacgtcatttgaacaaatatttgataggtctttcacaaaaaaactcatttttagaattgaaaaatgaaatgaaaaaattgtatgtaatcaatcatgaccaatttatatggtcaaaaaatTTTCAAATTGTTTGGTGCGCTCTGATTGGTCCAGAGGCATATCACGTGGATCATGCATCAACCACCATCGGATGCTTCTGGATCCAACGGCAGCCCTCACCCCCTCACCCAACCGCAACCCAACCACCCAAACCCTAACACGCACCCGCACTCCTCCTCCCTCAGCTcctcgccaccgccacctcctccctctccgcccCAACCTCAGATCCATCCCCTATCCTGCCGTCGGCCTCCCCGCGAAATCCCACGGCGGACGACCCGTCCTCCCCttccttccgccgcccacctctccCCTCGCCTCAGCCACAAAATCCgctcctctcccctctcctccctGGCTGTAGATCCACTCAAGCTCTTCCTCTCCCCACCCCCACCTCCACCACAACAATCCTGCCGCCCACACCCAACACCGCCCCCACCTCAACAGCGACCTCGCTCCCCATACCCTCCCCGCACCCGGAAGCCAAGCCAGGAGGCGACGTATAAGGAGCTACGCTTGCATCTCAGCATCATGGCGGGCTGCATCACCGTCATCCGCGCCACCCCCTACATCCTCCACTACCTTATCCGCGAGCCCGGCATGACGGGCCTCAAGCTTGAGCTCTAGGGCGGCCctgccacccccaccccgcccccctGAGGTGATCCCTCCCGCCCTCCCTCTTCCTTCTCTAAGTTCGGCCGATTTGGGTGAAGTGCGCGTGTGATCCAGTTTTTGGATCGATCGTCAGCGGGGCAGAGGTCTGCTGGTAGGTCTAGCTGCCCCAGATCTCCAGCTCCCACCCCCACCTCCGACTGGAGCAGAGATCTCCTGGTAGGTCTAGCTGCCTATAGCCTGCAGCCTGCGGAGCAGAGAGAGTGTCCGGCGGGGGACGAAATGGCGGTGCTTTCTGGCCGCGCCGTGCTGCTCGCGGCGGCGCTGCTCCTCTCCGCGCCGGCCGCCATAGGTGCGGCTCCCCTCCTCTGTCCTTCGATTCAGTTCTGCTCGCGCGCgtgcgggtgggtgggtggatgccGCTCCCGTCTCGTTGGTCCTGTCGGTGTCTGTTCCGCTGGGTTACTATTTCAGCTTGTTTCTTCCACGCTGCTGCTGCTATCTTGAGCTTCAAGATTGCTTCCACACTATCTCGAGCTTCAATCTTCAAGCTGACTCTTAAGTGGATTAGTTAGTTAGTAAATACATCCTTGCACCGAAGCAAAGTCAGTAGTTCGTTAAAACATCTCAGTCAAGTGTGTGTGATGTGCTGCTAAATTAAAAGAACTTAAGCCGCGGTGTAGAATATCCTGCTACTGTCTTGAGCTTCAAGCTAATTCTTAAGCGAATTAGTTGGTTCAAACATCCTCGTACCACGCTCTGATCTGTTCACAACTGAAGCGAATTGCTAGTTTGTTAGAAGTTAGAGCACCTGTCAACTGTGTGTGGTTGTGCTGCTTGAAGAACCTAATTTGCAGGATACATCCTGCAGATTGGTATGAGtgcatgtatatcttgtgttgctcgcACAACCTCCTGCCCCTGGATTTCCAATTGCCCTTGTTGCCTGCTCATTTAATTAATTAAAACTGCATGTCTGCGTGTAAGTATATCAATTTGCTGCTGTTCATCTTCAAAATATATGGATATACCTATTCCTACAATGTTTTGATTTCCTAGGTAGGTCTGTATTAGGCAGGGTTTCTTCTATGAAGAACTGTGCACTAGTGATAATAGTGTGAGATTGTTATTTACCCTTTACTTTTTCGGTGCTGGTTGGTGTGTGTGCGATCTTAagtgtagatcgtttgtcattcaCTGTTATTTACTTATGTAATCAGCACCCAATCCCAGGGTCCTCTATTTGGAGCAGCAAATCAAAGCTTGTTTGCTGCAAATTGTTTAATTCACCTCCTATAGTAATATCAACAAATAAAATTAGTTGTTTGCTTCGGATTTGATCATTCTCACTTGTTAGTTGAGTTCTAAGTATGTAGTATCTTTAGTTCTCTTGTTATATTATAGTCAGAATTATACCGTGTGACTGAATCATGTGTTGTTTAGTAGGCTGAGCAGTATCTTTAATTTTCTGATGATTATTCATCTCTCAACTCTGAATAAATAAGTAGCTGACCTTATTGGTTCTTTCTTTCTTCAGGGCTACGACTTGATGGTCCCACTCCAGCTTTGCTCCGCTTGATAATTCTTTTACTGTCTGACTTGCTCTGCTCTGCATAGTTTCTAGTTGGTTATAAAACCATAAAACTGTGGTGATGTGAGGTCCGACTATGCTTTGTAATTTTGGTTTCATCCCCCACCACTCCAGCTAGCTTCTTCTTCACATCATATTATATTTGCACCTGATGTGTATCATTGATTGGATGGTCACCTGCTGCTGCATCATAAGTATCTTAGCTTGTTTTGCCATTGAATCAGTCTATTCTGTTTCACTATGCTTCTTTCTCGTACTAGGTCTATCAGTTACAGCATAAACAAACAAATTGCTTAGCTGGTACCTATAGGTTAGTATTGTACAAACAATGGGTTAATGTGTTTTATTTTCCATATTGTACCAATATACATGCACTTGTACTTGTACCAATATACCTTGCATGACCTGCACTTGTACCTGCATGACCTGCACTTGTATGACCTGTATGACCTGCACTTGTACCAATATACCTTGCTGGTACCTGTAGGTTAGTATTGTTAGTGCCTAACATGAGCTTGAGTGCTGTAGTGGAAGTGTAGAACAACATCGGGTTAATGTGTTTTATTTGCCGTATGCAAGTCTGTTGTTTTATTTGCCCTTTCTAGTATTGTACAAACTGATGTATTCCTGTCATAAACAAATTATTGTATAAGATATGTAAAAGCAAACATTTCCCTATGCAAGTCTATTGTTCTATTTGCCCTTTCTAGTATTGTATGATAGTGTCCAAATTTAGGACTACTTGGTGGATCTGCCATGTTGCTTATATTAGTGTTGCCATTGCATTTGTTTGGTTCTGGCCTCAGCAGCAGTACACTAATGTTGGTAGAATTTGTGTTCACTCATTTCCAGGAGCGCCATTGACCGGCCGAGGATGCACGAGGAGGCCCGGGTGCTGCTCTGGCTCATGTCGGCCCCTGCCCTCCAAGTCCCATCTGCATGCCTGCTCCCTCTTCATCTCTGATATTGGATTGAAGTAGGAAAAAACCCTCCTCCATATTGTGTGCTGATTATCTGTATTATGTGTAGAACAATCATGGTGTCTATTTCTGCTTTATGCCCCACATTTCACTAATAACATGCCCAACTTCCTACTCTGTAGGAAATAAGTACATGATTGTTTATCCTCCTGTATGACAGTTTAAGTTTGTGACCTGATCTTGTGCTTCTGGTAGCTAGTCCAATTTGCGTACTTTTAAGTGTTTTTTGATGTGGTGGTGCCAAACAAAACTCATATGCTTATGCCGAGCTTAATTTTAATCTTGTGAACATGACAATTTAGAGGATGTACTATAGTTCCACTCATTTTATTCTCTGTGATGAGCTTATTTTTGTATTGTAGCGACCTTCTTGTTTACTTTGCTGAATCAGGTCTTGTGTACTAATCCTGACTTACTAGCATTTGGCTTCTCTATGGTAATTAAACCTGATAAATCTATATAGTTCTTTGAGATACAAATTCCACATTGCATGTCTACGAGGTTCAACTTCTATAGATGTTGCCAAATTAATATGTGAACGTGTATCTTCTTAGGGGTTGATTTAAACCGCATATTATCTTTTGCTGTTCAAACATTGAAATCCTGGTTCATTTTTCAAACATCAAAATGTTATTGACCCTGTCCTTTTATGCTTAAATGATAAAAATGTCGCATTTTTCTTGTTCTCACCATTTTGCTTGATAACTTGCAGATGCCCTTCATTCATGTTTTGTCGTGAGGTCCAGGATGAACAAATTCGAAGAAGCATTGGAGCTAGTTATACTGTGATAGCTGTGTTACCtgatgtgaacattttttattgTAAAACTGATGTGAACCATGTTTGATTGTAATAATGTGCCAAGTTTGGCTCTTTTTGATTGTATTCATGATGTGAACCATATTTTTCCGGTGCTCTGTTTGAAGCATTTTGTTTTCTCTCTGTTCTGATTTAAATATTGTTATTTAAGTATTGGAAAATTGAGATCTGGAGAATATAACAGTGACAAGGGACCCACTTATTAGAACCTGATAACTGGGTCCCATCTCACTAGTGGGCCACTCTTTCGAAAAAAATAAATTCAGAACATGAGAAGCCCAGCAAAGAAATGGTCCAGAAAAATACATGATCAAATAGAAAATCTGCTGTTAAAAGGACCATGCAAAGAAatcaaaggctgaattgttgggccagacccatgtagataataaaagcacaggaaaaaaatatagtaaaaaggccgaattgttgggctaggcccatgtagaaaatcaaaTTGGACCGggttgaatcttgt
Proteins encoded in this window:
- the LOC123184832 gene encoding uncharacterized protein, which codes for MKKFSSTFLANLPRQISKEATYKELRLHLSIMAGCITVIRATPYILHYLIREPGMTGLKLEL